Proteins from a genomic interval of Diaminobutyricimonas aerilata:
- a CDS encoding Rv3235 family protein, with protein sequence MKPVVGLGSYSTRSAATATAAKPRPIRGHEADDFFGHQPTSSEQLPDPAVLLENLTRSVIEILAGARDLEQISRWVTDDVYRHLLKRVVLSSRARQARGQAPVRPTFTIGSTTVCAPRDGVVEAVVIVMGRARTRAVAIRLEGMDRRWRATAINVL encoded by the coding sequence ATGAAGCCAGTGGTGGGCCTCGGCTCGTATTCGACGAGGTCGGCGGCGACCGCCACGGCGGCGAAGCCCCGGCCCATTCGAGGACACGAAGCCGACGACTTCTTCGGACACCAGCCCACCTCATCGGAGCAGTTGCCCGATCCCGCGGTGCTGCTCGAGAACCTCACGCGCAGCGTCATCGAGATCCTCGCCGGCGCGCGAGACCTCGAGCAGATCTCGCGATGGGTCACGGACGACGTGTACCGGCACCTGCTCAAGCGGGTGGTGCTGTCCTCGCGCGCTCGCCAGGCCCGAGGTCAGGCGCCCGTGCGGCCCACGTTCACGATCGGTTCGACGACCGTCTGCGCCCCGCGGGACGGTGTCGTCGAGGCGGTCGTCATCGTCATGGGCCGCGCACGCACCCGCGCCGTCGCGATCCGCCTCGAAGGCATGGATCGGCGCTGGCGCGCCACCGCCATCAACGTGCTCTGA